The DNA segment TTTGAAAACGAATAAAGTTGCCATCACTTCTCAAAATCACAGTTATGCTGTCGATCAGGAATCTTTAAAAAATACCGATTTAGAAGAAACGCACATTGCTTTAAATGACCGAACAAATGAAGGTGTAAAACATAAACTTTATCCTTGTTTTTCTGTTCAGCATCATCCGGAATCCAGTCCTGGTCCCGAAGATTCAAATTATTTGTTTGATGAATTTATTGAAATGATGGAACAGTTTAAAGTCAAAGATTCGTCAATTTAAGTTTAACAACTTTTATTATGAAAACCACGAATATCCAACTTTTTGAACAAAAACAAGTTCGTTCGGTGTGGGACGAGGAGCAAGAGAAATGGTATTTTTCAGTGCAGGATGTTGTAGAGGTTTTGACTGAAAGCAGCGATGTTAAACAATATATTAAACGCTTACTTTCAAGAGATGAATCTTTAAAATTAAACTGGGGTACAATTTGTACCCTAGTTGAAATGCAAGCTGCAGATGGAAAAAGACGAAAAATACAAGCGTCAGATACCAAAGGACTTTTAAGAATTATCCAATCCGTTCCTTCTAAAAAAGCAGAACCTTTTAAACTTTGGTTGGCTCAAGTCGGTTCAGATCGACTCGATGAAATGCAGGATCCGGAGTTAAGCATTAATAAAGCAATGCAGGATTATTTGAATTTAGGATATTCCGAAAATTGGATTAATCAAAGATTAAAAAGTATTGAAATCCGAAAAGAATTAACAGATGAATGGAAACGTCTTGGAATGAAAGGAGGACAACAATTCGCCGTCCTAACAGATATCATCACTAAAGGTTGGAGTGATAAAAACACCAAAGAATACAAAAAACACAAAGGTCTTAAAAAAGAAAATCTTCGGGATAATATGACCAACACCGAATTGATTCTGAATATGTTGGCAGAAGCATCTACGAAAGATATTTCGCAAGCAGTAAATCCCGAAACTTTTGATGAAAATAAAACCGTTGCACAACAAGGTGGAAATGTTGCAAAAGTAGCAAGGCTGGAATTAGAATCTAAAACCGGTAAAAAAGTAGTGAGTGATTTATCTGCGAAAAAAATGTTAGAAAATAAACCTAAAAAATAATTTAAAAGTATATAATCTTCACTTTTAAATCAAAGTAAAAAAAATGAAAAGAACCGACATAAAAACAATTTTAGTAATTGGCTCTGGTCCCATCATCATCGGACAGGCCGCAGAATTCGATTACGCAGGAACTCAGGCTTGCTTATCTTTAAGAGAAGAAGGTTACAAAGTAATCCTCATCAACTCTAATCCGGCAACGATTATGACCGATGTAGAAATTGCTGACAAAGTTTATATCGAACCGATCTCTTTGGAATTCGTAAGTCATATTATACGCAAAGAAAGACCAGATGCGCTTTTACCAACGTTGGGCGGACAAACCGGATTAAACATGGCAGTAGAATTGGAAAATTCTGGAATTCTTGAAGAATGTAAAGTGGAAGTTTTAGGAACTAAACTTTCGGCCATTAATCAAGCTGAAGACCGTGATTTATTCCGGAATTTGATGCGGGAATTAAAAGAACCCGTTCCGGATTCTGATATTGTAAATAATGTTCAGTCTGCGTTGGAATTTGCTCATAACATTGGTTATCCTGTGATTGTTCGTCCAGCATTTACGATGGGAGGAACTGGTGGTGGAATTGCAAATAATGATGAAGAACTGAAAGAGATTACAAGTTTCGGATTAAAATATAGTCCAGTTCGCCAGTGTTTGATCGAGAAATCAATTGCTGGTTTCAAAGAGATCGAATATGAAGTAATGCGCGACAAAAACGACAATGCAATCGTTGTCTGTAATATGGAAAATATTGACCCGGTTGGAATTCATACTGGAGA comes from the Chryseobacterium sp. SNU WT5 genome and includes:
- a CDS encoding BRO family protein, which codes for MKTTNIQLFEQKQVRSVWDEEQEKWYFSVQDVVEVLTESSDVKQYIKRLLSRDESLKLNWGTICTLVEMQAADGKRRKIQASDTKGLLRIIQSVPSKKAEPFKLWLAQVGSDRLDEMQDPELSINKAMQDYLNLGYSENWINQRLKSIEIRKELTDEWKRLGMKGGQQFAVLTDIITKGWSDKNTKEYKKHKGLKKENLRDNMTNTELILNMLAEASTKDISQAVNPETFDENKTVAQQGGNVAKVARLELESKTGKKVVSDLSAKKMLENKPKK